The genomic stretch cttcctgctgactggaaaacaccaagtacagattcataagtaatcagagaaagtgactcataagttttattcattgtaataaaaactggtaaatttgtactaatgaaaccagcttaaaaataaattgtttattttattttaattgaacatttaaaaaatgctaaaaaattagtgtaacacattttgtggcaagaaccatgttaaaattacattgttgaacatcagtaaattttcaatactaaaaatgctctattttctgatagaataattcctttgagatgcggtttgtggcattcaattcagtaagctattacctttaaaattatgtatcacaaggtataggcttccattaagaatattcacgataccctcggcaggacgtcccccgttggtgtgacataacaaaacattgttccaaaaagtagatgcccaatctctatcacgattgtaagaggtttcaaatttatatttaaattattaaaggatatatttgggtgtttccagacataatatacaccctgtatatatatatataaatattaatttttaaatatatatatttatagtataaatatgttttcattttatttattataataatcacaTACCTTGTTTCTAAATGTTTATGATACTCAGTTTAATtatctaaactaataaatatagttattcaCACTTGCAAACATAATCTTTTTATTAGTACGCGATTGAGGACTCAGATggacaaaaaaagtttttttaccaaaaattgtttttttgtgattttgtattccctgtttcattctttttcagaaaatacttcacttaagattttctgatggttagttattttttatagatgtttttctaaagaattgcaaagagattttgacgtggaagtaccagagagcgatggctaataaggaggcctatgatcataaagatcatttccacctgcctaaagtggtaatggacaaaataaaaccaatatttagggacttggcttcaccagaccttctaaggaaatgtttacacggaGGTACACAAATCCCCAATGAATCCGTCAAAAGCATAATTTGGTCTCCacttcctaaaaatacatttatgctaaggtcaacccttgaactaggtgtatatgaggctgttgcttgcttcaatcaaggtaatattgtgagatgtttagCTTTAACAATTAGGCTTACAAGCCTGGCAACAATTTGGTCAGACAAATGAAACAGAGAGATGAGATCCAAATCCGACAAGTAGAAAATGccatcgaggaattagaaaagaagtgccggcagaggacaaaattaaccaaattaagactggaagagttgctttaggaagaagaggatccagataacccagcacgtgcccctggacactattaactgtagtttatttttatatttttatagagtttgttacaataaacttcaaatgcgttttctgtaaaactatgttttttgttcgataggtacacttttctcaagaactattataggtagcctgttgattcttttttaaatatgttcccTAAGTattaatctacattttgaatacatattattgccttatgttcagtacttaatttcatacatcagagtaaattgtaattttttatgatattatttgcataaaaagaaaaaaaaaaatgtcacacgtttatctgaaaagattttttataatcctgtattcaaaatgttaagaaaagtacaaggagcagaataaaaaaaattaactggttaccatttatagtttttaagataatggtacctaaaattcatcaaattaacattgcggggataggcccatccgactccccttaaggtTATCCGAACGACATACTATTTCGCAACCCTGTATCTAACTACATGTGCATTTTTCAAAGAAACTCGAAAAACCaatttctgtttataaatatgtattttatataaaaaaataatgaagatcATATACTTTCAACGTTTTATACAAATGCAATTTTATAACCTTCTGATGTCAAATgtcatacatttaataatataattaattttcgaAGCCCCAAtacaaaaaacaatgtaattgcaGCTATACTTACATTATAAAGTAGGACTGGTAACACTTTTCTTTGTTAAATACACGTAGGCTAtccacacaaaatataaaaatttagtttctgaagaataatacatttaataataggcctataattaATTTTCGAATCCCCaatacataaaacaatgtaattgcaGCTATACTTACATTATTAAAGTAGGACTGGTAACACTTTTCTTTGTTAAATACATGTAGGCTAtccacacaaaatataaaaatttagtttctgaagaataatacatttaataatataattaattttcgaATCCCCaatacataaaacaatgtaattgcaGCTATACTTACATTATAAAGTAGGACTGGTAACACTTTTCTTTGTTAAATACATGTAGGCTAtccacacaaaatataaaaatttagtttctgaagaataatacatttaataatataattaattttcgaATCCCCaatacataaaacaatgtaattgcaGCTATACTTACATTATAAAGTAGGACTGGTAACTTTTCTTTGTTAAATACATGTAGGCTATccacacaaaatataaacatttagtttctGAAGAATCCTTCTACCTCAGTTAAAGTGTGTTTTTTAATCCCAAGACAAATTTCTAATTACAATTACATgtcttgtttgaaaaatattattataagctTGAAAGGAAATAAACAAATCCAAGGGGAATCCAAATAACAAGTCttgatagccactgaacggaggaACGAACTtacatcaaaatggccgcgatagtcccGCCCCTGTTGGCTACAGAGTGAATATACGTGATGCGTGACATTCCGTGACGCGAAGCGAAAGTTTTTTTACCCCGTTCGTACTTCGTACTTCGTACTTCCAATTCCGCAGGAGTTGGCCCAaactgggcttctgcaggtcaaactgccccAGGAAAGGGTCAGGGTGGGTAAGGTACAATGccctcacaaaattaaaaaaaattcttctacactgtagaaacaatttaagactaaaaagttctttagctcacacttgaatttttttatagaatttaaatcttttacactaGAAGGCAGAActtgaaaaatgttgtttccagaataataagggctattttcaaaaatagtaagcCTATGGTATACAGCAAAATTGTTTCAATGCCTGGTGTTATAACGACAGTGAACATAATTTTAGTATTcaagattttgtgttttaatatacactGCACACTCATAGACATACAGACATGGTACTGTTaggatatttaaatcaataaaaagatttctacAGTGAGTCAGAGGCGGTAAACCCAGCATagctctgactgctcttttttgcaaggtaaaaatctgtttgatatttgtttgttttgccaCCCCAGAGGATGATTGAATAGGATATGTGTGACTCAAGCAGGCAGTGGTATACGCTTTTGACTAGGTCTAAGTTATTGAGTCCAGAGAGACACCTAAGAACAAAGGTGCCCTTGGATACTTTTCCAGCGACTTTTCCCAACTGCCTGCCCCAGtccataacatttatttatttatttaacttccaacggtcaaaagaccaatttacaacgggttacagttttacatagtttCTCAAGATGACTAGCACTTATAAACACAGagggccaagccaaacatgcaattggactttaaactaattggtgcttaagccctagctcaagcaccaagccaaacatgcagggaacaatacagccaacactatgcaacaataacaataataaagctatatgatttacaataaatataactatactagtaaaggtaaataaaatctacattattgtaataaatattaacagtattagagtaacaaaatagaatctatagaatacataacaaattttaacaacgataacaaataaataacaataatttataataaatattgaggatcatgataagtaaatagaattaggaaaaaaaaactaatgaacatgcaccatatgttatactaataactacagttttgattgccgaatacagattcaatgcagcgccctccagtccaacaacttctttttgaaggcctcctcacctgtacaaaacagatcaatgtcgtcCGGCATGCTGTTGGCCAGCAGCTGGAGGCGAGGAAAGGTGCTGTGGAACAAGTACTGGGTCGAATACTGACGTCTAGCGAAAGGATAGGTGTGGCGCAGGTGTCGAGAAGTGCGGAAGTCCAGCTTGACAAGTAGATCAGGGGCATCAATGTTCGAGTTAATCAGCTTCCTCAGGAACAGTAGGTCATTGATTATTCGTCTTGTGTGAAGTGGCATCAAGTTTAACTGAAGTCGCAGATCATGAACTGGAGCAGTGCGGTAGTCGAAGCCTAGCAGCACACCAACAAAACGGACGACGAAACGGGTTTGAACGTTCTCAAGTCCATCAATCTGGCCAATCAAGTAAGGGCTCCAAACAggtgaagaatattccagtaagGGTCTCACCAGATGGATGTAAAGGATCCGTAGAGCATGAATAGAGAACATGTTGCGGCTGTTCCGTATGACGAAGTATAGGGCAGAATTAGCTCTCTTACAAATATAGTTGATATGTTCTTGAGGGTTTAAATTAGGAGAAAGCATGACTCCAAGGTCCCTTATCATCAGAGAACGCGAGAGGGGTTGATCTTCAAGTGTGTAAGGGAACATGATAGGTGTGCTAGACCTGGAGAAAGATATCACagagcatttggaaatatttaatgacatgtcattatcaTAACACCACTTCATCAACAGATCAATACTGTTCTGTAAAGCCTGGCAATCGTTGAGGGTTTTTATTGTTCTGAAGAAATTTAGCATCATCGGCgaagagtaaaacttttgatcCTTGGGTTGTACTGGActaagtcatttataaatattgagaagAGAACAGGGCCCAACAgcgatccctgaggcacacctgatATAGCAGAGAAAGGCTTCGACAAACAGCCAGCAACCCGAACCCGAAGAGAACGATCCCGAAGGTAGCTCTTCAACCACATCAAGAGGCTTCCACTGAGTCCAATAGCTTCAAGCTTGGCCACCAGGTGTTCATGGCTTACACGATCGAAAGCTTTAGAGAAGTCTGTGTATGTGGAGTCCACCTGATGAGATTCTGAGAAGGCAGTAAGAATGTGATCTTGGAAGGTTAGTAGATTAGTAGTAGTCGAGCGTCCTTTCATAAAGCCATGTTGTTCAGCACAGATAACACCCTTCAGATGGAATGACAACCTCTTCAGAACCAGGGATTCAAAGATCTTGGCAATTGATGACTGAATAACTACCGGGCGATAATTCTTGACGTCAGCGGGAGAACCAGACTTGAAGATAGGTACTATATAACCCAATTTGAGATTAGAGGGAAAGATTCCGGCAGCCATGAGCATGTTGAAGTATAAGGTAAGGTGAGGAGATAAAACGCTACTGCAGAATTTCATAATCAATGGAGAGATGTCGTCAGGGCCAGCTCCCTTGTTCACATCAAGCGAATTCAGTACACCCTCCACCTCAGCACAGGTTACACAGCAGGAAGAGAGAGTGGTACATGCCTTGAGGTCATATATAGGTGGAGATGAAGATGGAGCCTTGTACACAGAGGAAAAAAACTTGGCGAACATGTTAGAGATGTCTTGAGGATTTTCAGCAAATTCATGATCGAGCTGCAATCGAGAAGGAAGTGATGGAGTCCTCTTGGAAGAATTGACAAAACTCCAGAAGACTCGAACGTTACTCTTCAGAGATGAGTCAATGGACTGGATATATGTTGAGTAGCATTCCTTCGTTAGTCTACTACATGCTGCACGAACACCACAGAATTGATAATAAAGACGGTTATCAAGAGTTTGTTTGTAGCGCCTATGAAGTATCTTCTTCCTGATGATCACAGCTTTTAGTTCAGGGGGAGAACCAAACAGGAAAGGCTCGTTTACCAACGTATTTAGATGGACATGCGCTCCTGATATTGCAGCTAAGTtggaaacaaaattctgaaaataagtcttCGACAGGAACACTGTTATCGAACACAGGATAGTTCAGACGCTGAACCCAGTCAAACACATGGGCTAGATCACATTTCCTTAGATTGGGAACAAATGCACTATAGAAGAGGTTTTCTGAAGTATTAATATCCAGGTCCATTTCCAGCGCAGGATGGTGACATTCCACAGGAAGAAGAGGGTCTGAGGCATTCAGGACTCGCAAGTTCACAGAAGAAAAGACCAAATCCAGAAGGACACCTCGATCATTGTAGATATTATTGTACTGCTTAAGATCAAGGAAATTCATAACATCATAAATACGTTGGGCTGATGTGTTGAGGTGGGTAAAGAGACTGGACCAGTCCACGTTCGGCAAGTTAAAATCTCCAATAATCAATAATGGGTGTATGTCTTGAACGGTAATTGACAGTTCCTCCAGAATAGATGCAAATTCCATGTATTGGGTAGAGTTCTGATTAGGAGGCAGATATACACCACCAAGGACAAGAATAGAATTCTTTAGCTTCATGGCTGCAAAGACACATTCAATGTTAAGAGAAGACTGAGAGAGTTCCCAGGAATCAAACCGGTCCCGCATTGCCACAATCACCCCACTACCACTGGTTTTCTGGCTCGATAGAGAGGTCCTATCACATCTATACACCCTGTAATTGAAGGAACCAAGTTCAACATTACTTATATCCCCTGTAAGGTTGGTCTCCACCAATACAATCACATCATATACGGAATGGCTAAGAGATTGGCGCAGGGTTACAAGTTTAGATCTCAGTCCATTGACGTTTTGAAAAAACACACTGATTTTCTTTTGACCGTTGGAGTCTAAGCGTTTTTTGATTTCAACTTGGAAATAGAGGGAACTCCATTAATGTACCTTATAGTCAGGTCATTCTCGCCAGCATTCCTCCTCGCTTCAAGGTCTGCTCTGAGTTTCTGAAGATGATTTCGCTCTTTAACTGTGCGATCTCTAGACATGCTGATCTCCATAACATCGTCCAACACCACTCCTAGCAGCTCAGATGACTCTGAGATATCCACTTCAGTGTCACCAATGAACAAGGATGGAGTCCaaaagtttttagaaattttcatttgtttggtttggatgcaaatgcattttgttttttcggggttcattttaagactgttttttgaaaaaaattgggctagtacatttgttttgtgaaataattctAATTCAATAATTTCACAATCCCTACTTTTGGTCACaagagtggtatcatctgcaaaaatttaaaggttttcttTTGGAATTTGATTTGTGATGTCATTTATGTAGATCAAAAAAAGAAGGGGACCTAAAATTGACCCCTGTGGAACTCCATTTAGGATCAATTCTGGCTTAGACTGAAAGGTTttgattttggattttgttttgtgcaTAATTTCAACTACCTGATACCTGTTTGACAGGTATGAGGCAAGCCAATCTCTGGCATAACTTTGAACGCCCAGGGCCGAAAGTTTGCCAATAAGAATTTCAGCAttgacacaatcaaaggcctttgagagatCTGCAAAACAAGCCATTACAGTCTCACCAGCCTCCATTGCCCCAATGACACAATTCACAAAGTCAATAAGAGCCAATTTGGTTGATTTTGATTTTCGGAAACCATACTGTCTCTTCACCAGAAGCTTATTTGTGTCAAGGTAGTCAATCAGCTGGTTACAGATggttttttcaatgaattttgagACCACTGGTAGGAgcgatattggacgataattacaCACATCCATAACATCCCCCTTCTTAAAAAGAGGCTTGACCTTGGCAATCTTGCAGGCGTTTGGGAAGGTGCAGCTACTAATTGATGTGTTTACAAGATCCACCAGTGGTCGAGTAATTTCTTCCTGACAGAATTTGAGTGCCTTCATACAGAGGCCATCAACTCCAGAGGAAGTCTTAGGACTGAAGTTGACAAAgagttgttttatagttttttcatcaattgttttaaaactgtcaAGTGTGAGGTTGTTTTTCTACTTGGGCATGAACATGTACATCATGATTGACTTGTAGATCACCTTTAATTTCATTTGCaatgttgataaaaaatttattaaagtgctCACATATTTGAATTggattgtatatttgtttattttgatttatgatgCACATGTTTTCagaatttgttttgctttttccTCTTATACCATTTACTATATTCCATGACTCTTTTGGTTTGTTATCAGATTCCTCAATCTGATTGCATTGCAActtaatttgtttagtttctctTTCATAGACTTCTTTTACTGGGCCATGATATGTTATAGTGATACAAAAATGTCTCAATGAATGattcatatttttggtttacatcTGTCTCTCTGTCAAAATCAGTCCAACTTTCACCTTTGAGTCTAGCCTTTAATTccattaaattgttttgatttagCTTTCTAATAGTCTTTTTAATCttctgattttttttatggttttatatcaaattttaaaacaattccatgATGATCAGATATAAAAGGTTCAATAACTGTACAGTTGCAGTTTTCCAGGCTGGTGATAAAATTATCAATGCATGTAGCTGAGTGTTCAGTTTCTCTCGTGGCCTCATTAATTGTGGTGATTAAGTCAAaacttctaataatattattgaaatcgaTTGTGTTATTGTTTGGCTCCAAGAGATTAACATACTTTCATACTTTCACTAACATACGTTCAAAACATACTTCCATAGCAAGCCAAAAGAATATACTTAGTCACTCTTATATGACATGAGACGACTTAGATAAAGCATTcttcatatttacaaatatgtcaTATAAAGCAGTAATACATATTAAAGCAAAAATGGTACATTAAAACTACATAGATGTTTGCAATGATTTAAAAGTAATGATACAGAAGAATTTCAATTCAGGAAACGATGCAACAATATACAAATGTTTTCAACCCAGTGTTGTTTTGAGACACTTATTCTACCTGTCAGAAAGGGAAGACAACATTTCAATTGAATCTCGCGCTTCTTTTCCTATTcagaaatgtttatatgtttagaTTGTCACATGTCATCACACAAACGTGTGTGATgttgtatagtaaatatttgtatgtggAGTATTGAAACCTACGTTTTAGTTTAGACAGGTACAAATATCTTATAGTAAATACGCTCTTTTTAACGTACTACTGTACATATTCTTTAATGTACATATTCTTAATGTTACAGTGTATATTAGGAAGAACTGTAACACGAACTGAgctttagtaaacaataatattatactttatatggAACATTAGAAGAAACCAATTAATGAGCCTATTTATAATTAGATGAATTAAGAAAATACACTAAGGTACGCatatcatattattaattgttacatatttttaatggcCTTCCGCTACTTAAGTTCTGACggtttttaactgataataatatgataacattaaatttttgtataatgtaaACTATGACGACATGAATGTAGTATAATGCAACGGAGTACTAATGGAGGCAACAGAACGTAATGAAAGAggaatagacagacagatagaagaTTGTCTTTTGGTGCTAAAATAAACAGAGCTATTCCTTAGGCCAAAAATAACTTATATGCCAGGTTTAAAGTCTCTAAGACGTATCTATCATGAGTAACCGCACAGACGCATAGACATGCCTTTGACCGTCAGTAACGTTCTTCCTTGGGCCAATAGAAACCTAGGCACTCGGATTCCAGGTTTTATGATCTTACTACTACGATATCGCACAGACGACCAAATGGACAATCAGACAGACAGACGAAATGTCCGTTATCCTTGCAACCCCAAAATCAGCAGCGTAATTTCTTGAGCCATTAAGTTTCAAGACTCTAGTACCATTCTTCGAAGACACATATACAGACGGATGTATAAAGGGGCAGACTCTCGGACGGACAGATGGACAACCAGTATCTCAAGAAGGCCGTGGTTAGCTACTTAATAATCATACTTAATTTTACAAGAAAAGGTTTTTGACTGAAGTGTTTTATTCTTGCagtatatgttaataatattcgCAAAAACTCGAATACATACGTTTTACGATGTATGGtgtaaaaacagaatttttacgTGAATATTAAtaaagatgtaaatataaaatcaatagcGTAATTATGGTATGGAGGGTTTATTCTATGTGcgttaactccagttcaccttcctcagtGCAACtaacgtctggaatctgatgctgtcacagatgactcctggaatctggtaTCACGTTTGTCTGAAGAGACTTTAAAAcattcggcgacgaagaagctcaaaacaaaatctAAAGAAATATAGTGCAATTTAGgggaagaggtattctcattgtctcattaagtCCTCAATTGAGTGTATTTTTTAGAcatggtatatattttttagtacaggcgtcaagtctgtgacagcgtcagattccattCGCTGCACCAACTTGGAGGTaaaatgaagctaaactcaatattcaaaaataagatataaattcttgaaatatgtcACCCTTAAATAGATTCGCCCTAGAGCCATGAATTTCGTAGAATCTAGGCTTACATATTGGAAGCATATTTTAATACCCTCGAAAAGTTTATTACTTTTCAAGTGGGGTCGAATATAGTTTTATACTTAATGGTTTAAATACTCCACCTAAAATGGTATAATAAGTCACATATATACTTCGAAGTAGTGGATTCGTTGGTTTTagcacacacacattatatagcATTTTTACCACGttgattataaagaaaataattattttacaaaataaaatttgatttgaattatATATAGTCTACCTATTGAAGTAGAACAACACGACGCGtccgttaataatatatttacctcATTTTCTTGGCCATTATATAACTGGCAAGTATCCGGGGCATTATACGCGATATCATTTTGAATGGTAGATATATGTCATAGGCGTGCCCTTATTAACTGGCTTAACAAACACTCTTGAAAATAAGTGATGGTCTCTGGAAGATATTCTCGTCTCCTGTTCAACTTCAAGATGATTGGGATTTAAGTGTAAAGAACAGTGTTATGAGTAtctatgaaataaacaaatttcactGCAATATTCCATAATGTTTGAAGTATTACCtctaacaatttcagtaacaattgcaGCAGTTTACGGCGGAGTGGGTGCGTATTGATCCGGTCGTAGTAAATCTTTGATGAAGAACTTGTGATTTAATAAAATGGAactctataataattttgattcgGAAGTAGACACATTTTTGGTATATATGCTGTGTTCACTGTTCATTATTAAAGGGAAAGTTAACCCCATTTCTATTGATACTTATTTGAGAGTAATCGTGTGAAAAAGTAAGTCTATTTTGAGTTCGATTAAATTATACCTTAGACATCATAGTAGAGACTCCCTAATTGccatgattaaaaaatataagtaaatatttgtctAAGTAGCCTACTTCAGTCAAAGAAAGGTTAACTTTCGGCCAGTGTAATCTTTTTTCTCGTTTACGTTATTCTCTATTCGCTCGTAGCATTTTCATTGTTGCCTcaattaagataataaataatatcctgGTCTTAATGGACTGCTTTGGCCAAAATTGACTAATTcatgtcattgtaatttacttccggtcaGATGTTGTTTAGACGTCTAAACGCATATAGTTGCATTCTTAAAAATTAAGGTAACTTAGAAACCATAGTGCCAATGAAGAAAATTGCTCTGAAAAGTGTACTATGGTCCAAAAGACTGTATTTCCAGCCAGTATATGCCGATTCCAGTGCTGTAatagcgtttgcattgttgctttaatatatatatatataaatgtctgAAAAGTATTCTTGGGCCAAATGCATCTAGTACggtttgaaataatatagtttCTGTCTAAGGTATTCAGGTGTCGTTGTAGCATTTGACGTTTTGTTCAGATCAAGATAGTATATGTATAcgtttttctgaaaattatattcTTCTAAACAGTGACTATTCAATGTAGCTCTAGGTGGGATGGAATAAATCTGTAATTTACTTCTAGAGTAACCATGGAAAGCTTAGCGAAGTGTTTCagaaaatgttaaagaaaatacGCTAAGAATACCACCGACATAAGACATAAGAGTACCACCGACTTCGGTTAAgcgttaataattttttaaccatcGTTAAGAAAGGAAAGGAAAGTTTTTTGTATACCTACATACAGAGTAAGCCCTCCCACATACTTCACTCGTGAAACAGCAAGAGCAGCGTCCAATAAAACAACCGAACTACCGACCGTCTCTAGCCGCCTACTCACTCGAAACTCCAACAAAGCAGCCAGAAGAAATAACTGAATTAACACGCCGAAGCAGAATAAGTTGTGCCGTTTATTTTTCGTATCCAGCCGACACTGATGCGAGAGAGACTACCAGGACGAGAAGACGCGACAGGTGGCTCCTGCGATGGTTTTCTTTCGATGACGATTCACTAAACTAAATGTACTTCGACTGCACTTGCATCATCAAACTAGAAGCCACAGTATATCATTTTATTTGACCACAATATTTTGTATCGTTACAACTACTCCGCTCATTGTATCCTACTTACGGTATAAGATATTTTCGCCACCGTATTAGCGTTTGATTTGCTGTTGGAGCAAGGAAGTATATTTGCAGTATAATTTGACAAATCTTATGTACTTTGGTCAAATACTTGTGTATCTTTTGGCCAATTTAATCCTTTTTCGGTCTAGTATAATACCAATATCGGTATGTTTTATGGCGTAATACACATGTGTGTCAAAATTTCATCTATCTACGTTATCAGGAATTGAAACATAATGTTAATATTCCAGAGGttgcaataatattttacctCCTATGGGTGGTTCATTTGGATGGAgtgg from Homalodisca vitripennis isolate AUS2020 chromosome 2, UT_GWSS_2.1, whole genome shotgun sequence encodes the following:
- the LOC124355732 gene encoding uncharacterized protein LOC124355732, with product MQDAVAEAVAENDPGPDEPDRPKTDLFVAVDGSCPKTSSGVDGLCMKALKFCQEEITRPLVDLVNTSISSCTFPNACKIAKVKPLFKKGDVMDVCNYRPISLLPVVSKFIEKTICNQLIDYLDTNKLLVKRQYGFRKSKSTKLALIDFVNCVIGAMEAESSELLGVVLDDVMEISMSRDRTVKERNHLQKLRADLEARRNAGENDLTIRVYRCDRTSLSSQKTSGSGVIVAMRDRFDSWELSQSSLNIECVFAAMKLKNSILVLGGVYLPPNQNSTQYMEFASILEELSITVQDIHPLLIIGDFNLPNVDWSSLFTHLNTSAQRIYDVMNFLDLKQYNNIYNDRGVLLDLVFSSVNLRVLNASDPLLPVECHHPALEMDLDINTSENLFYSAFVPNLRKCDLAHVFDWVQRLNYPVFDNSVPVEDLFSEFCFQLSCNIRSACPSKYVACSRLTKECYSTYIQSIDSSLKSNVRVFWSFVNSSKRTPSLPSRLQLDHEFAENPQDISNMFAKFFSSVYKAPSSSPPIYDLKACTTLSSCCVTCAEVEGVLNSLDVNKGAGPDDISPLIMKFCSSVLSPHLTLYFNMLMAAGIFPSNLKLGYIVPIFKSGSPADVKNYRPVVIQSSIAKIFESLVLKRLSFHLKGVICAEQHGFMKGRSTTTNLLTFQDHILTAFSESHQVDSTYTDFSKAFDRVSHEHLVAKLEAIGLSGSLLMWLKSYLRDRSLRVRVAGCLSKPFSAISGVPQGSLLGPVLFSIFINDLVQYNPRIKSFTLRR